The genomic segment AAGGCTTTTTAAGGAGAGTTTCCTAGAGAGTAACTTTCTAGAGACGATTtgcgtccccacagacggcgccaattgtagaaactaggtttccacaataaatttgtttaaagcgggaaacaaattcaatagagctatctctctagaaaatagatctaaaccttgaaattagaagtaaagaagaagaactcaaaagAACTAGGGTTTATTGCAAAGAACGGAAAGAGAACTCAATTATTGTATTAGATTCTGGATGgattacaatggagaagtctccccttatttatacatgtctCGAGATCacacaatatattaactttccttatcagacgaagtgagatatggaaaactgcctTATTGTTTGAGTCGGCTGCGCCGCATCGAAGTGGAggtcggtttcttcttctccaagactTCGTCTCACCCGAATTGACTCTTGATGACCTAATTGATCCCCTAACCGNtgtagaaactaggtttccacaatgaatttgtttaaagcgggaaacaaattcaatagagctatctctctagaaaatagatctaaaccttgaaattaggagtaaagaagaagaactcaaaagaactagggttttttgtaAAGAGCGGAAGGAGAACTCAATTATTGTATTAGATTCTGGATGgattacaatggagaagtctccccttatttatacatgtctCGAGATCacacaatatattaactttccttatcagacgaagtgagatatggaaaactgcctTATTGTTTGAGTCGGCTGCGCCGCATCGAAATGGAggtcggtttcttcttctccaagactTCGTCTCACCCGAATTGACTCTTGATGACCTAATTGATCCCCtaaccggattcccggttaaATGTTCAATTAATgtttctggtttagctcggtatgtcgggggtgctgaatcccgcaccaacatgcagtttttttttaaagtgcaGACTAGTATAGAGTTGTATAGTATGGAGAAGTGCATTCTAGTATGGAATGGTGAATGACGTACTAACTGTAGACTGGTCTGACTTTAATATGGTCCGGAGCGTACTGGACAACCATTCACAACCTCAGTCGTGTCTTGAAAATTATATCTTGTCTGAAGACTATCTTATCCTAAAAGACGAAATCCCCCGTTCGTCGTCGGAAGAAGATCTACTGACTACTGAGCTGTTTTCCTTATTTTGCCAAGTTAAATACAGAcgaaaccaaataaataaaaacgaaagaCACGTGCTAAATGAGGGATGGCCCATAGGCCCATTTAACTGGCCATATGAAAAGACTTAGCCACAAAAAGAGTCTCTCATAAAATTCTTCTTACACAGATCTCCTCCCACAGTTACGTACGGACTCATCAACCATgaagctctctttctctatcccttccaaacccaaatccaaatccggatccggatccggatccagAATTAGGTTGAATTCCGACAAGAAGGACGGCGTCGATGAAGGAAATCACAAAGAATTCGTCACTGAATTCGATCCATCAGAAACCCTAACCCACACCAAACCGAAATACGTAATACCTCCCATTGAGGACCGTCGGAGGAGACCCTACAAGAACATCGATCTCCCGCTTCAGTCGGCTTCCACTTCTGGTCTCCAATTCGAGGTCGAGGTGGTGGTTCCCTCTGTCTCCAATAACAACACTTCGTACGGTCTAAATCTGCGTCAGAAACCCGATGTCGCTTCGAAGACAGAGCCTGTGGAGCAGTTGTTACTGAAAAGCATGAGGAAAGATTTGGCATCACTCCCTGATGCTCCTGAACTAGAGGACTTCGAGAACTTTCCTGTGGATGGCTTTGGAGAAGCTTTACTTGCTGGCTATGGTTGGAAACCAGGTCAGGGTATAGGTCTTAAAGCTAAAGAGGATGTTAAGATTGTTGAGTACAAGAAGTGGTCTGGTAATGAAGGATTTGGTTTCACTCTGGATTGTCCCAAGGGTAAAGCCAAAGAAATTGGTAAATCAGACAAATCCAGAAACAGCATTACAAAAGAGGTGAGAACTGTCTCCGGTAGAGAAACACTTGGTTCTGGAAGCCAGGAGGAAGTGAAAGTAGGTATCAATGTGGAGAAATATAGAGTAGTGGTGGTGAGTAAACGCagtagagaaacagagagagagagtagggCTGAAGTTAGAGCCTGTAAGAAGAACTATAGAGGAGGTCAAACTAGAGAGAAGGACTCATGGCTTACAAGTCATATAAGGGTGAGAATAGTAAGCAAGGATTTGAAAGGTGGAAGATTGTATCTTAAAAAGGGAGTGGTGAACGATGTTGTTGGGCAGACAACTTGTGATATCACTATGGATGAGACGAAGGAGGTTGTTAAAGGGATCGACCAGAAGCTGCTAGAGACCGCATTGCCTAGGCGAGGAGGGCGGGTGTTGGTTCTATCGGGTAGATATAAGGGTAGTTTTGGGAGTCTTGTTGAGAAAGATTTGGATAAGGAAACTGGTGTTGTTTGCGATGCTGATAGCCAGGAGATGCTTGATGTTAAACTTGAACAAGTCGCCGAGTACATAGGTGATCCAGCTGATATCGGGTACTGACTACTGAGCCACATTTAACTGCAATATCATGTGTCAATACTTACATTGTTAGCATTCAATTGGCTCTCTCTGTGTAGAGAAGACATAGTTTAGCTTGTTGCCTATATATTTTGCAAGTTCAAGTTGAGTAGACTTTTGATTCTGCTAAGTTACAAAAGAGCAGACttaagtttttattatatttgatgaACTATGTATTTCTCTTTGTTGTGGCACGAGAGCTATGGATAAGTAGTTAATCATTTAACATGTGTAATGTGTGTAATACTCATGATTTTCCTGATGAAATAAGCAAGCAGTAAGATGCAGAGGTATTATTAGTTGAGCTAGCTACATTTCCCCGTTAATGAATCCATTTGTCCAAATTGGAGGTGTAATATACAGGTCATTTATCTTTTATGTCAAATAGTAGAGTATATCTAGTAAGGAACACAGTTTGGTATGATTCCAATTCTGCTTTTTAATCTACTGTAAATAAGTTCGGAAAAGCTATCTGGAAGAGGAAAACAATATAATGAAGCAAGGAAAAACGCAATACatactatataacaaaatgTTATGGGTCTAATGGGAACACCAAGACCTATATAGGTCATAGTTTCAATCTCTATAACGTTTTTAGCATCGATCAGTTTGACATCAATCGTCAGCCAATTGTTATGAGGAACCTCGGCAATACCACGAGATAAGTGATGAATCAGGATATAAGTTAAGAGACAAGTGACTAGAGGAAACACAAGGAATCACTAGTTTAGTTCCCAATCCATTCTACTCAAAACTGACTAGGACGTTGATTTCATTTTATAAATGGGCAATCCGCATTGCAAATTACTTTGATACATATTTCCTACTCCTGCGGTTGAATGTTCATTAGGCTTATCGTAGATTTGACGACTTTCCATAATAACGATATATTGGATTTCAAATGTGAAGANaaaaaagaaaaaaaaaaaaaaaaaaaaaaaaaaaaaaaaaaaaaaaaaaaagctaaggtGGGAAATATTAATGGGTAAAGCACTTTAAGTGGACGATGAGTTAAGGTTAATAGGTTATGTACTGACAAAAAATGTCTTTCA from the Camelina sativa cultivar DH55 chromosome 12, Cs, whole genome shotgun sequence genome contains:
- the LOC104730940 gene encoding protein MOS2-like, yielding MKLSFSIPSKPKSKSGSGSGSRIRLNSDKKDGVDEGNHKEFVTEFDPSETLTHTKPKYVIPPIEDRRRRPYKNIDLPLQSASTSGLQFEVEVVVPSVSNNNTSYGLNLRQKPDVASKTEPVEQLLLKSMRKDLASLPDAPELEDFENFPVDGFGEALLAGYGWKPGQGIGLKAKEDVKIVEYKKWSGNEGFGFTLDCPKGKAKEIGKSDKSRNSITKEVRTVSGRETLGSGSQEEVKVGINVEKYRVVVVSKRSRETERESRAEVRACKKNYRGGQTREKDSWLTSHIRVRIVSKDLKGGRLYLKKGVVNDVVGQTTCDITMDETKEVVKGIDQKLLETALPRRGGRVLVLSGRYKGSFGSLVEKDLDKETGVVCDADSQEMLDVKLEQVAEYIGDPADIGY